From a single Sparus aurata chromosome 13, fSpaAur1.1, whole genome shotgun sequence genomic region:
- the LOC115593892 gene encoding gap junction delta-2 protein-like, producing the protein MGDWSILGRFLTEVQNHSTVIGKIWLTMLLIFRILLVALVGDAVYSDEQSKFTCNTLQPGCNNVCYDTFAPVSHLRFWVFQIVLVSTPSIFYIVYVLQKITKNEKVEVKKVEMVPRSSPSLERDKRIGGEETTVEAGGSYNPAYNNEEWCVRGEECEERSQLDEERREVGKDPTELSSQVLLIYIIHVLLRSIMELIFLIGQYYLFGFEVPHLFICETYPCPNRTDCFVSRATEKTIFLNFMFSVSLGCFILNIVELHYLGWIYIFRVLFSACCICCKSNRGPLRQVELYSDSNPLLLELKHSLRGRVVLQTTSPMSRDKIRSVPNQAPAISFETDSTLECTSKRNLDEKERTKTKLHTMAKTGRGKKSWL; encoded by the coding sequence ATGGGAGACTGGTCCATTCTTGGCCGCTTCCTAACGGAGGTTCAAAACCATTCCACGGTCATCGGCAAGATATGGCTGACGATGCTGCTCATCTTCCGCATCTTGCTCGTGGCCCTGGTGGGGGATGCCGTCTACAGCGACGAGCAGTCCAAGTTTACCTGCAACACCCTACAGCCCGGATGCAATAACGTCTGCTACGACACTTTTGCTCCCGTATCACACTTGCGCTTTTGGGTCTTTCAGATCGTCCTCGTCTCCACGCCCTCTATCTTCTACATCGTCTACGTCTTGCAGAAAATCACCAAGAATGAAAAGGTAGAGGTCAAGAAGGTCGAAATGGTGCCCAGGTCCTCGCCCTCACTCGAAAGGGACAAACGCATAGGTGGAGAAGAGACGACGGTGGAAGCTGGCGGTTCTTATAACCCAGCCTATAACAATGAGGAGTGGTGTGTTCGGGGAGAAGAGTGTGAAGAGAGAAGCCAGCTGGATGAGGAAAGAAGAGAGGTAGGAAAGGACCCGACCGAGCTTTCCAGCCAAGTCCTGCTTATCTACATCATACATGTCCTGCTGCGCTCCATCATGGAGTTGATCTTCCTCATCGGGCAGTATTACCTATTTGGATTTGAAGTTCCACACCTTTTCATCTGTGAAACGTACCCCTGTCCGAACAGAACCGACTGCTTCGTGTCTCGAGCGACGGAGAAGACCATCTTCctcaacttcatgttcagtgtCAGTCTGGGCTGCTTCATCCTGAACATTGTGGAGCTGCATTATCTAGGCTGGATATACATTTTCAGAGTCTTGTTCTCTGCATGCTGCATATGCTGTAAGTCAAACAGAGGCCCCCTGCGGCAGGTGGAATTGTACTCGGACAGCAACCCACTGTTGCTTGAGCTCAAACACTCTTTACGCGGCAGGGTGGTCCTGCAGACCACCTCTCCCATGTCCCGGGACAAGATCAGAAGCGTGCCAAACCAGGCCCCGGCCATCTCCTTTGAGACGGACTCTACGCTGGAGTGCACTTCGAAGAGAAATCTGGATGAGAAGGAACGCACAAAGACTAAACTGCACACCATggccaaaacaggaagaggcaaaAAATCATGGCTATGA
- the LOC115593891 gene encoding vascular endothelial zinc finger 1-like isoform X2 produces the protein MEPSWSTFLFQQANEALHHQHHVAQNSLLPLLNAGAEPIDQKPILPIQLDQKPPSSAADLLKDNVASGGGQRPPVPVIKKEHKGKTPFVCGYCNKAFRDSYHLRRHESSHTGIKMVSRPKKTAQTAPTMVPMISTMPRENNGNPSYISTVAGILSTATTSVSSSIMTSSAMGNQPQQNMPKKPAKPVKKNHGCEMCGKAFRDVYHLNRHKLSHSDEKPFECPICQQRFKRKDRMTYHVRSHDGGVHKPYVCSVCGKGFSRPDHLSCHVKHVHSSERPFKCQVTACTSAFATKDRLRSHMIRHEGKVTCSICGKMLSAAYITSHLKTHGQANFNSCNKDGNDVCNSASATPVTISAPITSAMNRSHNNNPVTIAAQMNISTNTVNITSPVSLQHPVTITGPVNIASVNIPASASMNIAHPVAITTPMPMNMAGPLNIAMRPVDSMSFLSQVLPSSPPW, from the exons ATGGAGCCGAGCTGGAGTACGTTTCTTTTTCAA caGGCCAATGAAGCcctccaccaccagcaccatgtGGCCCAGAACAGCCTGCTGCCACTACTTAATGCAGGAGCTGAACCTATCGACCAAAAGCCTATCCTGCCCATCCAGCTAGACCAGAAGCCCCCTTCCAGTGCCGCCGATCTCCTCAAAGACAATGTGGCCAGCGGAGGAGGCCAACGTCCGCCAGTGCCTGTCATAAAGAAGGAACACAAAGGCAAGACACCTTTCGTCTGTGGCTACTGCAACAAGGCCTTCCGCGACAGCTACCACCTGCGGCGCCATGAGTCCAGCCACACCGGCATCAAGATGGTGTCGCGGCCAAAGAAGACCGCTCAGACAGCCCCCACCATGGTGCCCATGATCTCCACCATGCCGCGAGAGAACAACGGCAACCCTTCCTACATCTCCACGGTAGCGGGCATCCTCTCCACAGCAACCACCTCCGTGTCCTCCAGTATCATGACATCATCTGCAATGGGCAACCAGCCACAGCAAAACATGCCCAAGAAACCCGCCAAACCTGTCAAGAAGAACCACGGCTGTGAGATGTGCGGCAAGGCCTTCCGTGACGTCTACCACCTGAATCGCCACAAGCTGTCCCATTCAGACGAGAAGCCTTTTGAGTGCCCTATCTGCCAGCAACGCTTTAAAAGGAAGGACCGGATGACCTACCATGTTCGCTCTCATGACGGAGGAGTCCACAAGCCCTACgtttgttctgtgtgtggaAAAGGCTTTTCCAG GCCAGACCATTTGAGCTGCCATGTGAAGCATGTGCATTCATCAGAAAGACCGTTTAAATGTCAAGTAACG GCCTGTACCTCTGCTTTCGCCACCAAAGACAGACTCCGTTCCCACATGATCAGACACGAAGGCAAGGTGACCTGTAGCATCTGTGGGAAGATGCTCAGCGCGGCCTACATCACCAGCCACTTGAAGACTCACGGACAGGCCAACTTCAACTCCTGTAACAAAG ATGGAAACGATGTCTGCAACTCTGCCTCAGCTACACCTGTGACCATTTCTGCCCCCATCACCTCGGCGATGAACCGGAGCCACAACAACAACCCCGTCACCATAGCTGCCCAAATGAACATTAGCACCAACACGGTCAACATAACATCTCCAGTCAGCCTTCAGCACCCAGTCACCATCACCGGGCCTGTCAACATTGCCTCCGTCAACATCCCTGCCTCGGCGTCCATGAATATAGCCCACCCGGTCGCAATAACGACCCCCATGCCCATGAATATGGCCGGGCCGCTCAACATCGCCATGCGGCCAGTGGATAGCATGTCTTTTCTCTCCCAAGTCTTGCCTTCTTCCCCaccttggtaa
- the LOC115593891 gene encoding vascular endothelial zinc finger 1-like isoform X1 produces MEPSWSTFLFQQANEALHHQHHVAQNSLLPLLNAGAEPIDQKPILPIQLDQKPPSSAADLLKDNVASGGGQRPPVPVIKKEHKGKTPFVCGYCNKAFRDSYHLRRHESSHTGIKMVSRPKKTAQTAPTMVPMISTMPRENNGNPSYISTVAGILSTATTSVSSSIMTSSAMGNQPQQNMPKKPAKPVKKNHGCEMCGKAFRDVYHLNRHKLSHSDEKPFECPICQQRFKRKDRMTYHVRSHDGGVHKPYVCSVCGKGFSRPDHLSCHVKHVHSSERPFKCQVTACTSAFATKDRLRSHMIRHEGKVTCSICGKMLSAAYITSHLKTHGQANFNSCNKGFCNTISQYGNDVCNSASATPVTISAPITSAMNRSHNNNPVTIAAQMNISTNTVNITSPVSLQHPVTITGPVNIASVNIPASASMNIAHPVAITTPMPMNMAGPLNIAMRPVDSMSFLSQVLPSSPPW; encoded by the exons ATGGAGCCGAGCTGGAGTACGTTTCTTTTTCAA caGGCCAATGAAGCcctccaccaccagcaccatgtGGCCCAGAACAGCCTGCTGCCACTACTTAATGCAGGAGCTGAACCTATCGACCAAAAGCCTATCCTGCCCATCCAGCTAGACCAGAAGCCCCCTTCCAGTGCCGCCGATCTCCTCAAAGACAATGTGGCCAGCGGAGGAGGCCAACGTCCGCCAGTGCCTGTCATAAAGAAGGAACACAAAGGCAAGACACCTTTCGTCTGTGGCTACTGCAACAAGGCCTTCCGCGACAGCTACCACCTGCGGCGCCATGAGTCCAGCCACACCGGCATCAAGATGGTGTCGCGGCCAAAGAAGACCGCTCAGACAGCCCCCACCATGGTGCCCATGATCTCCACCATGCCGCGAGAGAACAACGGCAACCCTTCCTACATCTCCACGGTAGCGGGCATCCTCTCCACAGCAACCACCTCCGTGTCCTCCAGTATCATGACATCATCTGCAATGGGCAACCAGCCACAGCAAAACATGCCCAAGAAACCCGCCAAACCTGTCAAGAAGAACCACGGCTGTGAGATGTGCGGCAAGGCCTTCCGTGACGTCTACCACCTGAATCGCCACAAGCTGTCCCATTCAGACGAGAAGCCTTTTGAGTGCCCTATCTGCCAGCAACGCTTTAAAAGGAAGGACCGGATGACCTACCATGTTCGCTCTCATGACGGAGGAGTCCACAAGCCCTACgtttgttctgtgtgtggaAAAGGCTTTTCCAG GCCAGACCATTTGAGCTGCCATGTGAAGCATGTGCATTCATCAGAAAGACCGTTTAAATGTCAAGTAACG GCCTGTACCTCTGCTTTCGCCACCAAAGACAGACTCCGTTCCCACATGATCAGACACGAAGGCAAGGTGACCTGTAGCATCTGTGGGAAGATGCTCAGCGCGGCCTACATCACCAGCCACTTGAAGACTCACGGACAGGCCAACTTCAACTCCTGTAACAAAG GCTTCTGTAACACTATCTCTCAGT ATGGAAACGATGTCTGCAACTCTGCCTCAGCTACACCTGTGACCATTTCTGCCCCCATCACCTCGGCGATGAACCGGAGCCACAACAACAACCCCGTCACCATAGCTGCCCAAATGAACATTAGCACCAACACGGTCAACATAACATCTCCAGTCAGCCTTCAGCACCCAGTCACCATCACCGGGCCTGTCAACATTGCCTCCGTCAACATCCCTGCCTCGGCGTCCATGAATATAGCCCACCCGGTCGCAATAACGACCCCCATGCCCATGAATATGGCCGGGCCGCTCAACATCGCCATGCGGCCAGTGGATAGCATGTCTTTTCTCTCCCAAGTCTTGCCTTCTTCCCCaccttggtaa